A segment of the Aureliella helgolandensis genome:
AGCGTGGCTACTTTGATTCCACCGGGCGAAGTATCGACACCCGAATCAAACGCGGTGAAGAGGGGCCAGTGACTCTCAATCCTGAGGGAACGCGTGGGAAGTTAATCGTCCTCCAGGAGGCAGCAGCGCGACCTCTCATCGCCAGTGGCGTCGCCGAGGAAGTTCAACGCATCTACGTTCGCCCACTGGTCGATTACGAAGAGGCCTTCAGCAACTACTCCATCATGAAACGGAAACTGTCCGACAGCATCTCCGTGATTCAGCGTGAAACCGCCGACATCAACCAAGCCAACCAACTTGGACGCGAGATGGTGATTTTTAGTCAAGCAGAAAACCAGAAGCTGGCCTTTGATCTTGAGCACACTCAACAAGAGGTGACCGTCGTAACTCAGCTCGTCGAGCAGGCCACGCAGCAATTGCAGGCTCTGCGAACTGAAGTCAGCAAGCTCTACCGCGAGGTGCAAGCCAAGCGAAAGCAATTGGTCGCCCAACAGCTGAGCATGCTCACCGCGACTCCTTAGACCACGGGCCCTGGTTTACTGGGTAGTGAGGTTTGCTGGAGAGTTAAGGCCCTACCAGGCCACGAGTGTCTAGAAGTCGAGATACTCCTCATAGGCCTCACGGATACTGCCTGCTTGAGGACGTTGGCCCGTCCAGCGATAGAAGTCGTAGACTTCCGACATTACCGATTGCTCGAGTTCGGATACCAGACGCCATGGAGTCGCCGGGAGAGGCCCCCATCTCGCTTGGTGGCGGCGATCGGCGAACAGGGTCGTGGGCCCTCTAGCTGACAATTGTTTGAGTAGGTCGAACTGCTCGGTTTGGCGATGCGTTGATCCATCATCAATAATGAGAAGAGGAGGCAGCTCTTCCGCCTCGACTGGTTCTGCACTCAGTTCGGTAAGTGTCGCTTCGCCCGAGGCTACGCAAGTTGTTGCTTTCAATAGTTCGGGGGACCCGTTAAAAATGGCTTCGAGATCAGAGGCTGGTGGGCCATCGCTCCAGAGGATTTTTCCGGCAAAGCCGAGTTCAGCGGCCGCCGCGTAGCAGCTCCGCATTCGCAGTGAGTCTCCATATAGCCAAACGACCGGCAGTAGGGCAGGGGAGGCCGTACTAGCTGCAACCTCCTCCATCGCGGAGGTCACAATGCCGAAGCCCACGCCATTCCAACAGTCCCATTGACCATCGCGGTAGCGCGCCGAGGTCACGCTGCCCACAAATTGGGTGATGGGGCACCCTTCGCACAACAGTCCGACAGCGAGGGAGTCGAGTGGGGTAAAAAATCGGGCTGCCGCAAACTTCATCGCTCGCATCCCCTCCACCGCAGCCGCGAAGCAATTCGTCTCGACTTCCACGGTAATGACTTGCCAATCGAGCCTCAGTTGCCGAAAGGCGCGTTCCATGACGAACTGAGTTGGCTTGCCTGCTACGCTGTCACCAATGCAACAGAGAATTGGTTGTGTTGCTGAGCCCATAGACGTATTCATACAAGGTGGGGACGGTGCGGAAGTCGCGCCATGGAACCATCCCGATTCCGACAGCTGACCACAAGTTCTATCGTCAGTTCTTTCCTGCAATCCAAGGTAACAGGCAAACCGATTGGCGCGAATGGTCCGATTGTAGGACCCGCGGCTCAAGCCCCCGTGAGATTCACGCCTTCGGTTCAGGCTCGCTCACACCGTCCCGCCCTGAGCAATCTAAGCTTCACGAGCTCCAGCTGTCCCATTTTGAGGCACTTTCGCAACCGCGAGGGAGCGAGCGGACTCCCCTGCTAGCCGTGTTTGCAGAAATGCTTGCATTGCAGTCTTGGCGGAATCCGGCATTCGGTCCAACGAGGATTCACCAGTCCACCGGCCGAGCATTTCGAAGTCATTCAGTTCTAAGCGCGATTCGCAAAGTCACCTCCGTGAAAGAGAAACCATGCCATTGCGACATGGGGGACAAACCAGTCGCCCCATGTGACGTACCTTGGGGGGACGATGCGTTGGTAGCCTTCGAACGCTTCGGACCTGCAAGTCAAGGTTGCATGATTGCCTTGTGCGGCCTAGTGGCAGCAGTGGCAATGGGGTGGTATCCAGCGTTGTGGATGCAACCGACGTTGGTCGGCATATTTTGGGGAAGCATTTTTCTTGCCGGAATCGCCTGTGCCGACTTTGGCAACGGGCATCTCGCCGTCATCTTCTTGGCAGGCGGAATTGCCACGTTGGCCACGCTGGGGTGTATTAGGCTCACCGAATTCCCTCCCTCGGACTGTCTGTTGACCACCACACTGATCCTTGCGGCAGCATGGTTCGTTTCTCGACTCGATCGACTCACGCGTCCGAGCAGCTTCCAGCACTCGCCGCGACCTGAGACCGCAAGCATGTCGGGGATGGTCAGACGGCGTCCGGACTCTCGTCTAAGATTCTCGATCTGGGACATCCTGTTCCTCACCTGCGTGGCCGCATGCGCGTGCAGCGCGTATCCGGGGCTTGAGACCTCTCCGCTATTGTTAGCCAGTCTATGGATTGCCGTGTTGGGTGGGCTGATCAGTAGTTGGGCAGCCTGTCGCTGGACTTGGCAAGACCAGTGGGCCCCCCTGCAGATCCTGTCCCTCGGCGCGATGTTTGGCATCAGCGCTGCCATCGTGATTCTGCAGTCTCCCATGCCAATCGGGAGAACGGTCAGTTGGCTGCTGCAGGGGCCGTTTAACGTCATTGCAGCTCAAGCGACTACCGTTTTACTGTTCAGCGGTGCCCTAAGATGGGATCAGTACTGCCGCTCCAACTACGGCGTTCGGAGTGCTCCGGCGACGGCCGATAGGGCTTGAGGCCTTGTTGAATAGAAGAACGCGTTGAATAGGAGAACGCGTTGAATAGGAGAATGGCAAGAGTTTTTATGCGCAGGCGGTGCCCTGAAATGCTTTGCAATCCACCATTCCCTGCTGGCGGTCAATTGGCTTAGTGCACGCCCGAGTGCCAGCAATCTTCCCCCAGATCTCCTAGATCAACGGGCGTGAATCACGGCAAGGTCAGTTCGTGCGGATTATTACGGTTCTAGCAAACTTTCCGTCCCGGCTGTGCCGATAAGCAGCTCTGTAACGAGTTTTCGGATGATTCCGAATTTTACATTGTGCGCGGTTAGTCGGCTAAGGCGTGGTCGACTGGCGTACAAGCGATGCCGACTACGGACGATGTGCCGCTGGAGAGATATTGATGAAGATGCTCAGTGGACGGATGCACTGGCTAGCGATGGGGCTTGCTCTTGTCGTGAGTGCTCAAGGATTTACAACGAAGACACTTTTGGGACAATCGCCGTATGGCATCCCAACTGGCCCACAGGGCATGGGAGCTCCTTCCATGATGGGGATGCCCAACGGACAATTCCCGGACGCACCGATGAGTATGGCGTTCAAGGGCCCTCCACCGATGGAAGTCGCGTATGCCAGCCACGCTGGTCGATGCGATGGTAGTGGATGCGACACCGCGGGTTGCGGTTGTGGAGGTGGCGGAGCCATGGGGTTCTGCGGTGGCGATCATTGTGGCGGCGTATGCGGTGGCATGTGCGGCGGTAGTGGTGGCCTGATGAATCGTTTGGGCTGTGGAGCATGCGGCGGTGCCGGATGCAATGCCTGCGGTGGTGGCTTGGGCGGCGGCCTGGGTGGTGACGGTCTCGGTAGCCACGGCTGCTTGTTGGGACGCGGACTCTTCGGTGGTCGACTAGCTGGGTTGCTCGGCCCTCTGGCGCCTTACAGTGAATCCGGCACCGGTGCCCAACGCTACTTCGATTTCTACGGCGGTACCATTGGACTGAAGCGTACCAGCAACGTCGGCGGATTCCAAAGTTACAGTCGTGACGTCAATTTGAACTTCGTTCCAGTTACTCAAGTTTCGGTAGACTCCGCGAATATCAACAGCGTTCTAAATACGTCGGATCTCGATCTGGACGAAATGCGATTTGGGCTAGAGCTGATCGCAAGCTTGCAAGTCGGAGTTGGTTCGAACGTTGAAGCCCGCTACTTCGGTCTCAACTCGTGGGAAGATAATGCCACGCTCAGCGTGGTCGGCTCTGGCACCCCAACCCTTGACTCTGTCTTTAGTCAGTTTGGAACCGTGCCAGCTGGTGGCTACGACGATACCGACAACAGTTTCATTCACAGCATCGATTATGAATCTGCGATGCACAGTGGAGAAGTGAACTTCCGACGTCGCTTTGTAGCACCGGTTAGCTGGGTGCAGGGATCATGGTTGATGGGGATTCGCTATTTTGATCTCGACGAGCGTTTTGGATTCCATGCAACGGGTAGCCAAAACAATACGTTCGCTGCGGATCAGCTTCGCTTCTTCGACTACAACACCAGCACTCGTAATGAAATGACCGGTTTCCAGGTCGGCAGTGATCTATGGGTGAACGTCATTCCGGGGCTTCAAGTGGGTGTAGAATCGAAGAGCGGGATTTTTGGAAACCATGCTGAGGTCGAATCGATTGCGGTTTCCAATTCCATCCCAGGAGCTCGTGAGTTTCTGCAAACGGGGGAAACCGCCTACTTAGCAGAATTGACCGCATCGGCTGTCTACCGTTTGTCGTACTCTTGGTCGGTTAAGACTTCCTACAACCTGTTGTATGTCGACAACGTAGCCTTGGCACCCGAGAACATGAATGTTCGAGGCTTCGGTAGCAGTGCGGGAGCTGTCGCTGGCACGTTCGACGCGGCAACTCGTGAACCGTTCATCAACACCGATGGTGAGGCCGTCTATCAAGGTTGGTCCATCGGCGGCGAGTTTCTGTTCTAGTAGGACTTAGACCTCACGCCAAGTAGAGCAAATTCATCGCGCATCGCTCGAAAGGGCCAGCTTCCAAGCTGGCCCTTTTTTTATGCTTGGAACAAAATGCCACGCATCGCAATGGTTGCTTAGGCGCCGGGATGCAATTCTTGGATTGCGCCGGAGATTCTGTTAAGAAACCGACTCTTGCCGTATAGAGTTTCCAAGGATTGGATGGAGGGCAGGTCGATGGAGGAGGCCCTGAAATTGCGCATGATTTTCGTCAAGGATTCTAAGTCATTGGGTGGAAAGAGTAGTCCAGTCTGGCCGGGAATGATGAAGTCCAGGGCGCCCCCTTGGGACGCTGCGATCACAGGGGTGCCGGCCGCCATGGACTCGATGGCAATCATGCCGAAGTCCTCGATTCCTGGAAAAATAAGCGCTTCCGCGTGAGCGAGGAGCGAGTCCCAGCGCTGGTCATTCGGACGCACCTCAAAGCGTATGTGGGAGCGTCCCTTGGGGCCCGCTTGTGAGCGCAAATGCGACAGATAGGGCCCATCTCCCGCCACGACCAATTGGACACCTGCTCGTTGCGCTGCCTCGATGGCTAGGTCGAAACGCTTGTAGCTGACCAGGGCACCGGCGGCCAGGAAATAGGGTTCAGCTACAATTCGAGCCGTCTGCCGCGCGTTGGAAAATCGGACCATTTCGATCGGCGGTGCGAGGACTTCTGCATCGTGGCGACCGTAGTATTTTTCAGTGCGTTTTTTAACAAAGGTCGAGTTTACGAAGTACTTGTCGACCCGATGTTGCGAGGCAACATCCCAGGTGCGAAGTTGGCTGCTTGCAAATTGAATCAAGGGGGAGGCCAGGGGAATCCGCTTCAGTCCACCGATGTATTCGAAGCGTTGATCCCAGACGTATCGCATGGGGGAATGCAGGTAGCACAAATGCTTCGCATAGGGGCCGGGGATGACTCCTTTGGCGACGCAGCTGGAGGTGCTGATGATTAAATCAAAGTCTTGCAGCGGAAAGCTTTCCATGATACTTGGCAGAATCGGAAGCAATGCTTTGCGAATTCGTCGGAAGGGCCACAATCCTCGTGGGCAGATGATCCTGCGGGAATTGATGGTTTCTGGCATGCGCCGCGCATCATGAAACATCGTGTACACAGGCGCTGCTGGATAGAGCTCAAGCAGGGTTTCTAAGACCTTCTCTCCGCCGCGGTGAGAGACAAGCCAGTCGTGGACGTAAGCAACTCGCATGTCCGTTAGCTTTCGATTGCGTGGTTGAGGGAAGTCCATGTTTGTTGAGCGGTTTCCGCCCAGCAGTAGCTGCGTGCATGGACGAGGCCTTGCTCTGACATCGTTTTCTGCAACGCGCGGTTGTTGGCGATGCGCAAGATGCCGTCTGCGATACTTTCAATGTCGTAGGGGTCGACTAAGTGGGCGGCTGTTCCGGCAACCTCGGGCAGCGAGGTGACCGAAGAGGTGACTACCGGCACACCGGAAGCCATGGACTCAATGACAGGCAGACCAAAACCTTCATAGAGCGAGGGATAGACAAAGAGCTCCGCACCGGCGTAAAGCAGAGGCAATTGTTGTTCTGCAACATATCCAGCCATATGCACCCCTTCAGGTCCTCGGTCGAAGCCGACACTGTTGAAGACCCGACCGCTTGCTCCCGCCAGAACTAGCGAGAGGCCCGGCAATTGTGGACTGGCAATTTCCCATGCTTGAAGGAGCCGTGCCAGATTCTTTCTAGGTTCGATGGAACCAACGCATAGTAGATATCTCTCAGGCAGGTTGAGTTCGTTCCGCAATTGGGCGATTTGCTGCTCAGGATACGGATGAAAGACGCTGTCGACACCGCTGTAGATGACGTCGATTTTCTCTTCAGGGATGTTGCAGAGTTCGACAATTCGGCTTTTAGAAAAATGCGATACGGTAATGACCCGCTGGACGCGACGAGCGAGTCGTGGAACTAAGAATTGATACCAAGCCGCAAATGCTTTGGTGAAGCAATCCGCTTGATCGAAGTAGGCGCAGTCGTGAATAGTGACCACCTGATTCCGCACCGACAGAGGCCCGGTGGTGGAGGGCGACCACAGTACCGAGCTACGCATCTTGCGAGGCAGTTGAACCTGCTCCCACAGGTGACCACGAATTCCAACAGCCGCCTGGGATGGTTCGATGACAGTCATCCGATCGCCAAGTCGGGCGACGATTTCACGCGCGTATCGCTGCTGGCCCGTTAGCTGCTGAGCAAGATACCTGCCGTTGACTTCTACCTGCATAGTTGTTCCTAGAGTACTACTCAAGAGGCTGCGCACTGGCACGGGAAAGAGTCGCACTCCGGTACTCCACAATCCACACGACTGCTAAGAGTGCCACAATGCCTGGAAACGTGCGTGTGCTACTGAAATAGAGCAAGCGAGGCGTTTCCAAGATGGCAATGACGACCAGGGGATAGAAGCAGATTCCAGCGATGGTGTTCGCCGTAAACCCACGGTACAGGCGTCCCGAAGCGAAGCCACAGAATGTCCAAAATACCAAAAAGCCTGCTGTACCAAAATCGAGCAACGGCTGGAACACTCCCCCACCATTGTTCAGCTCAGGCGTGGCGTAGTTATGCAGCAGATCTTCAAAAACACGATCGGGATCAACACCCGTCAGCTTGGAATAGGAAATGGGCGAATCGGCCACGCCCGGGAAATTCCACAGCGAATAGAATGTTGAATAGGGGAGTGGCAATTGGACGTTCAAGCGACTTGCCATCACGCCATTGTTATGGGCCGCAGTGTAGTATCCTCCCACCCGCCATAAAGTAAACTCAGCGATGGAATCGAATTCATCTTCGTAATATTTCCACGATCGGAACGATTCGCTGATAGCGAAAAAGGACAACAAACCGAGGACCGCAAGAATTGGTAACGCTTGGAGGAAGGAATGAACTGGAGGACTGTACTGTCGCCCCACCACCTTCTGTTGAAAATACAGAATGCACATGGGCAATAGTATTTCGATGAACGCCAAACGCTCACCTAAGAGAATCGCCCTTGCAAAGGCAATTCCCAACAAGGCGGTGAGCGGCCAAAGCAGGTGCTGGTGGCCTCGCAAGTAGAGCCACATTCCAATCGGCACCGCTGCCAGTGAGAACTGGGAGCAGGTTGTAATTCCAGGGATCGTCCCAAAGTAGGCTTCACGAATCGTTGCATCCACCTGCACGTCTTCACCGAACAGCAGATCGGGGAGCATGGCCAACGAAAACCCGCGACCGATTCCAATCGCGAGCCATACCATATAGCCAAAACAGCTCAAGGAAAACAAACCCCAAAAGCAGCGTTTAAGTACTGGGTCGGAGGTCGGATTGAGTCCCGACGATGTCTTGCCGGTTGCGTGCCCTAGCTGGCACCCCAATAGGAAAACTGCGACGGCTCCCAATCCCAACAGCAAATGATTGAAGTCGAAATATTTGGGAGTGCCATAGAGCACGTAGTCATGCTCGCGTTGCAGGTAGGCGACCAGTAGAGTGCCCCCGACCGCAAGAAAATAGAGCCAGCTTGGGCGCAACCACCAGAGTGAGTTCAGTTTCGGATTCATGTTGTCGCGCTGATGTCTGTATTCGATGTGCTGTGCCAAAGTGGTCGACCCACATGAGTCCAAATCCCGAGCTTTCGGCGAGCCCACCACCATAAAAGCGCATTCTGGACGACGAGGCTCGCGGTGCTGCCAACCGCCAAACCAAGGCTGCCGTAAAGCCGCGCGCCGACATACCCAACTACTAGTAGTGTAATTGTGGCGAAGAGATTTACGAGTAAAACGGCCGATTGATGACCAGTCATCACCAGTACGGGCGGAGGGTTCCCAAGCACGATCAAGCACAGGTAGCCGAGCGTCAAGACAACCACCGTGGGACCTGCTCCAGCGTAAGATTCGCCAAACACCAGGGTTAGCACCATTTCTGGGAACAATGCCAACAGGCCCAAGGCTGCCAGCGAAGGGATTGCTGCATAGGTAGCCGTGCTTCGCAGGATCTGCTGCAGCTCCGCCGAGCGATGTTGAGAATGCAATCTGGGGATGGTGGCGAGGATGGTCATCATCGCCATTTGCACGGGCATGGCAGAAATCAGCAAACATCTCTTGGCAGCACCGTAGACACCCAATTCGGTGGGGGAAAGACAGATTGCGCCCAACCAGATATCGAATTGTTGCGTCCCGAAAGAAAGAAGTTGATTGACTAGCAGGGTTAGGCTCACGCTCGTCATGATCCCTTTCTCGGTAGGAGTCAACACAACGGCCGGTGCAGACCCGCCGTGCAGGCGCATCGTCGCTCGTAGACCCACCAAGACCCACGGAAGTGTTATGGCAACAGAGATCACGGTGAAGAACAGAACGGTTGCTAGGCTGGATGGAGTGAGTGTGAACCAGCTGATTCCCACGTAGCCCAGCAGAAGCAATCCAAGGAAAAGGACGTTGCTGACCGGGCCTCCAGTAACCCCGCCGGTGTAGAGGCTGGCAAGTTTGAGGTTGGCGTATCCTCGCAGCAATTCTGCTCCTACCTTCTGCCAACTCAGCAACAGCACGCCCGACGCGGTCAGCGCGGCAATGGCCAGTGCGTCCCCGTAGTTCGAAAGCTGCGCAGACATGCTGTAGAGTGAGCATCCCACCAGAATACTGGCAGCTAGCGAAGTGACAGCTAGAGTTCTCAAGATACGAACTGCATAGCTTTTCGCGCGATCCGGCGCGTTGCGACCCAGGTTCTCTGATACAAAGCGAACCGCTACTTCATCCAGGCCTGACATGGCCAGCATCGTACCCAGCGTAAGGGCCGTGGTGATCAGCAGGTAGACTCCGTAGCTGGCTGGCCCAAGAATGCGGGCGGCGAGAATATTACCGGCGAGCGTAGCGACAATGCCTACCACGCGAGAGCCGACAACCCATTTCGCATTGCGTTGGTGCGGTGATTGCTGTGGTTGATCAGCAATCATCGTTAGTAGGCTCCCTCTTTGAAGAGGACAACTTTAACGGTGCAAGCCAGGATGTAGAGATCGAGCCATACTGACCAGTTCAACACGTAATAGTCCACCAGTTCAATGCGCTCTTGATAGCTGGTATTATTGCGGCCTGAAACTTGCCACAATCCGGTGATGCCTGGTAGCACTTCGCGATAGTGCATGTAGCTGCTGCCATACTTTTCGGCCTCATCGGGGAGAATGGGGCGCGGGCCAACCAAACTCATATCCCCGATCAGGACGTTCCAAAGTTGGGGCAGCTCATCCAAGCTTGTTTGGCGCAGTAGGTTTCCAATCCATGTAATCCGTGGATCGTTCTTAAGCTTGTAGGTGCTCGACCATTCTGCTGCTTCCTGGGGATTGCGAGCAAGGTATTCAGCCAGAAGTTTGTCAGCGTTGGGCCGCATGGTGCAGAACTTCTTGGCGTAGAATCGCTTTCCACCACGCCCGATTCGCTCCGAATCAAAGAACGCCGACGCGCCAGTAGTAACCTTGATTAATAGAGCTAATGCCGCAATCAGCGGCAGGAGCAGCAGGCCAGCAAAGGCGGTAATCGAGAGATCAATAAAACGCTTGGCGGCATAGGCACCGGGATTGGTAAGTTGGTTCGTTACGGAAATCGCAGGCAGTCTTGCCGCTTCGCATTCCTCCAGCCACAAGCTGGGAAAGCCTTCCAGTGGCGGGATAATGATCCAGTGCCGCAATTGGCTCTGAGTGCGGGTTGCGAGTGCAACAAACAGTTCATGTTCGAAGGAATCGACGGCCATCATTGCGCGATTGACCTTGGACGCTTTGGCGACAACTTCCAACTCATTGATCGAACCTAGCCAGGGAGCGATGTCGCTGCTGATTGCCGTGGACGGCACGTCCGATACATAGCCCACCGGTCGAAGGCCCCACTGGGGTTCTCGGGCAAGTTGCAATTGAGTGTCGAGCGATAGGCTCTCCGTGCTCACCACGATAACCCGTGTTCCCCACCAGTCCGCTGTGCCAAAAAGGCTGCGGCAGGTTGCCCTACAAAATGCGGCCACCAGGAAAGCGAGAAATGCCCCAACACCCAACTTGCAGAACAGCGATATCTGAAAGGTTCCAAATAGCTTCAGTACTATTGTTGTGCCGAGCCAGACGCTAAGAGCCCCCAATACCCAGCCACGAAATTGCCGCACGGGCTTGGGAGGGATGGCGCCATAAGAACGCTGTAACCAGCCGACCAACAACAGGCCAATTGCTAACATCACATAACCCTTGGCCTGTACCGAGCTTATGGGGTGTAGGTAAGGGAGATGGGGAAGTTGAGAGAGGATTTCAGCCAGGAAGATGCTACCCAATACGGAAAGAGTGTCGCTCAGTAGGTAGAGCGCACGCATCGGCAGACCGCTGGTGGTACCCACCATCTTGGGCCGTTCGGATTTGTTGGACTGCTGGTCGTTTTCCATTCGGCTTACGGTAACCTCTCCGGAAACGACCTCTCCGGAAACGTCGAGGGCGCGATTCTGTAAAGCGGCAGCCATTTGCGGTTTTTCGAATTGGGGCAACAAGTTGAAATTTGGCTAATCGAGGATGAAGGGAGCTGCACGGTCGCTCCTAAGTGGTGTGGAACGCTGTCTGCGAATGCTGTAGCGAGCTTCGCTTGTGATAGGCAACTCGTACCAAAGCACAAGCAAGGATCGCCCAAGCAATTGCGAGTGCGACCCCGTTGCACGCGTTGGCAATACGGACCAAGGTCTCGGCAAAATCTGGAGAGCTTGGAATCAGATTGGCAGTCGCTGCTATTGCAGGCCGCAATCCGTGAAGTATCAAAATGTTGACAAAGGGGAGGCAAAGCAGGGCGATCACGGTTCTACGTGGCCCCGTACCTAGCTCTAGCCATGACGGATGCGACCCGCAATAGCCGGCTAGTATGGGTAGGGCTAGCAGAACGATTTCGTAAATTTGATGGTAGATGCAACAAAACATGGTGAGCAACAAAAACGCACTGTTGACGCTTGTCGCAGAACTGGAACTCTCGGACTGAGTCAACCACAGCACGCAACTAGCAATAGCCAGCATGAACAATCCGATGCCTACAGTACCGCTTGCAGGCAAGGTGCGATCTAACAGGTACTCCACCGACGACGCTGCATCAACCCGTCCACTCGTCGACACGGTTTGGACGTCAGGATGCGACTGGAAATGAGTTTGATTGCTGGTTAGACGACTGCTCAGTGTTCCAGCAGAAAGCTCTCCGGCGCGAGCAAAGACGATTGCCAAGCCCAACAGGAAGCACATCCCGCCAATGAATAGCCCCCTGAAGGCCGAACGCGCGTCTCCCCGGGCGGCCAGCAACAACCCCGCTGGTCCACCAAATGTCGGCTTGAGCGTCAAGAAAACCAATCCTAAAGCGGAGTACCAGCTGGAAAGGTTCGCGTGTTTGCGGCGCTCTCCAAATTCGAGGGCAACCATCATCGCGACCGATAACGCCAAACTAATTTGCCCACTCTGCAAAGCAGTTCTGCCGGGTTGAAGCAGCAGGAGCAAGCCGGCAAAACCACACACGACGGCCGGGCGAGCCGATCCGTTGACCAGTCGAAGCACGCTCCAGGCAAAGACCAACAGCAAGGCGAGACTGCACAGCGCGTACAAGATGGTGGCGACCAATACAGGCGGCACCGCAAAGGGTGCGTAGAGCAACAGCATTAAGGGGGAATACAAAGGGAAATGGTTCGTTACAGGATATTGTTGCATGTAATCCGTGGGCAGTTCCGTGTTCGAATTGTATGGATTCACTCCATCCCAAACGGCACGTATCGGATAATATATCGTGTCATCGAAATCGCGATACATCCGCGTTCGCCCTTCAGACGAATCGGGCGCAAGGCAAAAACTGCGATACACTACTCCGGAGGCCACGATTGCGAAAAACAGGATCATGGCTGTGTCTTTGAGCGCGGTGGGAGCTCGACTCGTGTTTGGTTTGTTGGCGAGCGTCAACG
Coding sequences within it:
- a CDS encoding exopolysaccharide biosynthesis polyprenyl glycosylphosphotransferase encodes the protein MAAALQNRALDVSGEVVSGEVTVSRMENDQQSNKSERPKMVGTTSGLPMRALYLLSDTLSVLGSIFLAEILSQLPHLPYLHPISSVQAKGYVMLAIGLLLVGWLQRSYGAIPPKPVRQFRGWVLGALSVWLGTTIVLKLFGTFQISLFCKLGVGAFLAFLVAAFCRATCRSLFGTADWWGTRVIVVSTESLSLDTQLQLAREPQWGLRPVGYVSDVPSTAISSDIAPWLGSINELEVVAKASKVNRAMMAVDSFEHELFVALATRTQSQLRHWIIIPPLEGFPSLWLEECEAARLPAISVTNQLTNPGAYAAKRFIDLSITAFAGLLLLPLIAALALLIKVTTGASAFFDSERIGRGGKRFYAKKFCTMRPNADKLLAEYLARNPQEAAEWSSTYKLKNDPRITWIGNLLRQTSLDELPQLWNVLIGDMSLVGPRPILPDEAEKYGSSYMHYREVLPGITGLWQVSGRNNTSYQERIELVDYYVLNWSVWLDLYILACTVKVVLFKEGAY
- a CDS encoding lipopolysaccharide biosynthesis protein, with the translated sequence MIADQPQQSPHQRNAKWVVGSRVVGIVATLAGNILAARILGPASYGVYLLITTALTLGTMLAMSGLDEVAVRFVSENLGRNAPDRAKSYAVRILRTLAVTSLAASILVGCSLYSMSAQLSNYGDALAIAALTASGVLLLSWQKVGAELLRGYANLKLASLYTGGVTGGPVSNVLFLGLLLLGYVGISWFTLTPSSLATVLFFTVISVAITLPWVLVGLRATMRLHGGSAPAVVLTPTEKGIMTSVSLTLLVNQLLSFGTQQFDIWLGAICLSPTELGVYGAAKRCLLISAMPVQMAMMTILATIPRLHSQHRSAELQQILRSTATYAAIPSLAALGLLALFPEMVLTLVFGESYAGAGPTVVVLTLGYLCLIVLGNPPPVLVMTGHQSAVLLVNLFATITLLVVGYVGARLYGSLGLAVGSTASLVVQNALLWWWARRKLGIWTHVGRPLWHSTSNTDISATT
- a CDS encoding BBP7 family outer membrane beta-barrel protein; translated protein: MKMLSGRMHWLAMGLALVVSAQGFTTKTLLGQSPYGIPTGPQGMGAPSMMGMPNGQFPDAPMSMAFKGPPPMEVAYASHAGRCDGSGCDTAGCGCGGGGAMGFCGGDHCGGVCGGMCGGSGGLMNRLGCGACGGAGCNACGGGLGGGLGGDGLGSHGCLLGRGLFGGRLAGLLGPLAPYSESGTGAQRYFDFYGGTIGLKRTSNVGGFQSYSRDVNLNFVPVTQVSVDSANINSVLNTSDLDLDEMRFGLELIASLQVGVGSNVEARYFGLNSWEDNATLSVVGSGTPTLDSVFSQFGTVPAGGYDDTDNSFIHSIDYESAMHSGEVNFRRRFVAPVSWVQGSWLMGIRYFDLDERFGFHATGSQNNTFAADQLRFFDYNTSTRNEMTGFQVGSDLWVNVIPGLQVGVESKSGIFGNHAEVESIAVSNSIPGAREFLQTGETAYLAELTASAVYRLSYSWSVKTSYNLLYVDNVALAPENMNVRGFGSSAGAVAGTFDAATREPFINTDGEAVYQGWSIGGEFLF
- a CDS encoding glycosyltransferase — protein: MRVAYVHDWLVSHRGGEKVLETLLELYPAAPVYTMFHDARRMPETINSRRIICPRGLWPFRRIRKALLPILPSIMESFPLQDFDLIISTSSCVAKGVIPGPYAKHLCYLHSPMRYVWDQRFEYIGGLKRIPLASPLIQFASSQLRTWDVASQHRVDKYFVNSTFVKKRTEKYYGRHDAEVLAPPIEMVRFSNARQTARIVAEPYFLAAGALVSYKRFDLAIEAAQRAGVQLVVAGDGPYLSHLRSQAGPKGRSHIRFEVRPNDQRWDSLLAHAEALIFPGIEDFGMIAIESMAAGTPVIAASQGGALDFIIPGQTGLLFPPNDLESLTKIMRNFRASSIDLPSIQSLETLYGKSRFLNRISGAIQELHPGA
- a CDS encoding O-antigen polymerase, yielding MNPKLNSLWWLRPSWLYFLAVGGTLLVAYLQREHDYVLYGTPKYFDFNHLLLGLGAVAVFLLGCQLGHATGKTSSGLNPTSDPVLKRCFWGLFSLSCFGYMVWLAIGIGRGFSLAMLPDLLFGEDVQVDATIREAYFGTIPGITTCSQFSLAAVPIGMWLYLRGHQHLLWPLTALLGIAFARAILLGERLAFIEILLPMCILYFQQKVVGRQYSPPVHSFLQALPILAVLGLLSFFAISESFRSWKYYEDEFDSIAEFTLWRVGGYYTAAHNNGVMASRLNVQLPLPYSTFYSLWNFPGVADSPISYSKLTGVDPDRVFEDLLHNYATPELNNGGGVFQPLLDFGTAGFLVFWTFCGFASGRLYRGFTANTIAGICFYPLVVIAILETPRLLYFSSTRTFPGIVALLAVVWIVEYRSATLSRASAQPLE
- a CDS encoding glycosyltransferase family 4 protein gives rise to the protein MQVEVNGRYLAQQLTGQQRYAREIVARLGDRMTVIEPSQAAVGIRGHLWEQVQLPRKMRSSVLWSPSTTGPLSVRNQVVTIHDCAYFDQADCFTKAFAAWYQFLVPRLARRVQRVITVSHFSKSRIVELCNIPEEKIDVIYSGVDSVFHPYPEQQIAQLRNELNLPERYLLCVGSIEPRKNLARLLQAWEIASPQLPGLSLVLAGASGRVFNSVGFDRGPEGVHMAGYVAEQQLPLLYAGAELFVYPSLYEGFGLPVIESMASGVPVVTSSVTSLPEVAGTAAHLVDPYDIESIADGILRIANNRALQKTMSEQGLVHARSYCWAETAQQTWTSLNHAIES